The region GTGGCATAGCAGATATCGTCCTTGCGCGGACCATCGATCGCCGGGAACCGCGCGCGCAAGGCGTCGATAACCTTGGCGGTGTCATCCATGGAGAGGGTTGTCTGGGTAACGAATGCCAGTTTTGACGGATCACGCACGTCCAGCTCGGCGACGTCGGTTTCATCCTCGACCAGATAAATCGCCCCACCCTTGCTGGTATCGTACTGCCCCATGGTGCCTTCGACCTCGGGATGCCCGGCATGCCCGATAAGGATGCATTCACGGCCGTCCCGGCTGTATTTGCTGACCTCAAGATGAACCTTGGTGACCAGCGGACAGGTCGCGTCAAACACTTTCAGGCCGCGTTTGTCGGCCTCCTGACGTACCGCCTGCGATACGCCGTGGGCGCTGAATATAACGATTACATCGTCGGGGACCTGATCCAGCTCTTCGACGAAGATCGCGCCGCGGTTACGGAGATCCTCCACCACGAACTTGTTGTGCACCACTTCATGACGCACGTAGATCGGCGGCCCGAAGACTTCCAAAGCGCGATTGACGATCTCGATGGCGCGGTCAACGCCGGCACAAAAGC is a window of Pseudomonas sp. gcc21 DNA encoding:
- the ispH gene encoding 4-hydroxy-3-methylbut-2-enyl diphosphate reductase; the protein is MQIKLANPRGFCAGVDRAIEIVNRALEVFGPPIYVRHEVVHNKFVVEDLRNRGAIFVEELDQVPDDVIVIFSAHGVSQAVRQEADKRGLKVFDATCPLVTKVHLEVSKYSRDGRECILIGHAGHPEVEGTMGQYDTSKGGAIYLVEDETDVAELDVRDPSKLAFVTQTTLSMDDTAKVIDALRARFPAIDGPRKDDICYATQNRQDAVKQLAAESDLVLVVGSPNSSNSNRLRELSERMGTPAHLIDGAEEIRAEWLENVKRIGITAGASAPDILVRQVIDHLHALGATDAQELEGRPENVVFSMPKELRVVEVQ